The sequence below is a genomic window from Pleuronectes platessa chromosome 13, fPlePla1.1, whole genome shotgun sequence.
cggcctcagtagagaggacccgctcctgatgtcaatataaagtatttcaatatgaaGGAGCCATTCTATaataaagaaaaccacaattgtgaaatttaaatgaaacagcTTCTTTAtatgataattataattataatatgtatttaaaaatccttttcacctaaatcttacacactgaacctttaacattggAAATGGGCAACTGCTGGTGTTAGCATCGCTAGCATGCTATCCTCTGTCAACTTCCGGTGGAGAGAAAAGCGACGCGTGCACCACACCGGAAGTGAAAGGGGGGAATAGAGAAGCTGAAGCGTCAAAACATAAACAGAAAGCGCTGGAGCTTGTGTGGGACTCGTCTGTCTCACGCTGAAACCTTCCGCCCTCATGTCGTGTGTCCCCCGGGACACTTACCCCAGCAGAGGCCCCTAGCTGAGCCACCGGGCGCTGAGCTGGACACACGAACACCTGCGGGAAAGATTCAAGGGACGAAAAACTCACAAGTGCGCCTCGTCGGGCCTTCGAGCAGAGGTAACGCTAGCCGTGCTCGTTAGCCGTGCGTGTTAGCCTCGCTAGCTCCTCTACGAGCAGCTGCTCGGTTGTCAAGCGGAACTGACAGAACTGAGCGGACATTTGTTAGCCGCCAGCGATGCTAGTTAGCATTAGCCGTGGTGAATCACAGCGACAGCGCTGCACCTCGGGGATTTTTTTAAACGGGCCCTGGAAGCAAGCTACCAAGTTTGTTAATGTAGTTGTGTGCAGCTAGTGACGTTAGCCTGGAAGCTACAGTGCTAACCTCAGcgcactgttgttgttgttgttcagcacactgttgttgttattgtcgtCGTCGTCAGCGGGTGCAAAGCAGCGATCTCGAATTACTCACGTGTTTAATCTTAGCACCTTAACGAGCAGCCtgcgtgttgtgtttgtgtgcgacacCTAAAGGTGCTGCCCCGGGTCGACTCAGGACCAAGGGGACAGGATGGCCGAGGCTGACGGCAAATCCACTGCGCTGAACGGTAAAAGACCAgcgctgccccccctccccggaGGAGAACTGGgctgttgtgttgatgtttggaTTTTTCCAGCGCTGACTGTTCACCTTGGCTCGTTGTGTTTTGCTCGCAGTAGGTTCCTCTGAGGAAAAGGAACCCGGAGGAGATCAACACAAGGAGGGAGATGCCTCTGGAAGCAATGAAGGACAAACACAGGCTTCTTCTCAAGATGGTAACCTCACCTCCTGGAAACTCCTGATGCTTTATTGTGgatcatttgactatgtttttaAATACCTATAACTTATAGATTGAATATATAGGGGTGACTTCACTTATTCACCCTCTAGTTCTATATTGGAAAACATTTAAAGgtttagaatttagtgacatctagtagTCAAGTTgtatgctgcagctgaatacccctcaccccTTCCAAAGAtaggagaacctgtggaaaaACCCAAAAGCGTtttgatgaaacacacaagtgaaaacaaccTTTTGTTGAATCTCCCAATGAGACAGTGTCGTCCTAACCTTATTCTCCTTTTCCCTATTTCGGTAGCTCCCAAGGAAACAGGCGAGGCGTCTGGAGACAAGCCAATGCCAGGTGGGGAAGGAGAGACAGGCACAAAtggcgaggaggaagaggaagacacaGACAGCATGGATGGCAGCGGCCTCTACTCCCTGACCGAGGATGGTGAacgagagagtgagggaggcaGACATGAGAGGGCAAAGGACAAAGATGGTCGTAAAAGGGCAGCAAGAAAGAGGAATAGACCCGGCGGTGGCAACAACCACTCCTCCAGCTCGGACGAGGATGACGAAGACGATGAAGAAGAACACAAGGATGATgacgacgaggaggaggaggatgatgatgatgatgatgatgatgaggaggccATGGAATCGTGGTTGGGAGCAGAGCTCTGTGAACTTCGTGGGCCTATTTGGCGGTCTGTGCCCTCACTGCTCTCCAGGGAGATCGGCAGGGACTCGCACCAGTTTGTGcggcgtgtgtgtgcagcccgAGGCCTGGTGCAGAGGCTGGAGCTGCAGGGTCGCCTGGAGAAGCACACGGGCTGCGTCAACACGCTGCACTTCAACCCCTCGGGCACTCGCCTGGCATCAGGCAGCGACGATCTGCGAGTTGTGATCTGGAACTGGGCCATCCGCCATGCTGAGCTGGAGTTTGACAGTGGTCACAAGAGCAATGTCTTTCAGGTAAGGGATATCAACAAATTCATATTCAATCATTTGTTAGTGAGTCAAATGTCCCAAAGTATGTAATTGCTCACCACAATATCCCAACATCTCGCTTCTAATATTTACTGCTCAGCAGTTTCTTTGATAAATTgaatgaataatttatggattaTTATAGTTGAGTACTCTCTGAATTTTCAGGCAGTAGAGTAATGGATTAATGGACTAAAGGCACTAGAGAGCGAAAAGGAAGATAGCAATGCAGTGGCTAGATTATTTCCACAGAGAAAAACTACTTCCATTGTGCTTTATAATAATTTGAACCTCTTAAGAGCAAAGATGCAATAAGACAAAGCACTAGATTGGAGCAATTGAATTCAAGGTAAAGAAGAATATAAATTTGATTAGACAAGGGTTATTCATTATCTCATATGGTCGGCACGATATGATGAAGATTGGAGACACAGATAAAAAAGAGTCTTCCTCCTGCTCGTAATGTACACAGGCCAAGTTCCTGCCTCACAGCGGAGACTCCACGTTGGCCATGTGTGCTCGAGACGGTCAGATCCGAGTTGCGGAGCTGTCTGCCACGCAGCGCTGCAAGAACACCAAGCGGGTGGCCCAGCACAAAGGGGCAGCACACAAGGTGAGTGTTGGTACTGCATGTGTGAATGAAAGCGTTTACACATTATACTCCGTTGGCCTGTTAATGAAGTAAATTCTCGGCCTCtcattaatgtttgtgtttttatttcagctggCCCTCGAGCCAGATTCGCCCTGCTCCTTCCTGTCTGCCGGAGAGGACGCTGTGGTGTTTGGAATTGACCTGCGTCTCGACCGACCTGCCAAGTGAGTGATGCCAGTAATAAAGTTATTAATCTCTAAAGTTTATCGACCCCAAGGAGCGAGAACTAGTCAATAATGTATACAGTGTTTCTTAGGTGAACAAAAAGGCAAAATTAGATTATTAGGTTACAATAGAGCAGCTGAGGCAAATAACAATTCAGTTAAACTTAAAATTATTAATGGTGACAATTATGAGTTTTAATTACTTTGTAGTGTTGTTATGTAAATATTCTGTCCTATACTCAGTGAGCATCCACCTCTAAACACCTTCCCCTCTCAGGTTTCCTCTGTTTTCTAAACTATGTCGTCCTGATTTTTTAGACTTTGTCCCTTCGCCATCACTCACACCTACTTTTCCTTCTGTGTCTCCCTTATTCTGTGTGGCAGTAAACTGGCAGTTGTAAAGGAGGGTGATAAAAAAGTTGGGCTGTACACCATCTACGTCAACCCAGCAAAGACACAACAATTTGCTGTGGGCGGGAGAGATCAATACGTCAGGTAGAAATCCAGCGTATTCGTTTTAATGCTCCTCGTTTTAATTATAATACAAATGAGTTGCTATTGATAGTTaatcctccttttttttcacttccttaTCTTCTCACTCTCTATAGGATCTATGACCAGAGGAAGATTAATGAGAACGACAACAATGGCGTACTGAAAAAGTTTTGTCCTTCACATTTGGTTTCCAGCGAGTCCAAAACCAACATAACCTGCCTTGTGTACAGTCACGATGGCACAGGTAAATCAATGCACAATGAAAACCCaattagaaacatttaaatgatacatttttttttataaaacttaCAATGTATTTTCCCTGTCACAAGCACATGTGATATCCCTGTGGCAGGGTTTTATTTCCTTGTTGTTTCCATAATCCAGTTTCAAACTTGTAATCTTTTTGAATTTGTCCttgtcttttaatttctcttACGGTTATGAgcatatcttatcttatttatttaaaataacaaggtCTGTACTCGATGCCTGACAGAATGACCTATCAAGATAAAACACTTCAATGTTCAACCTGctcttggaaaaaaaaagattgtttgattgttttttttattacttaaagATCCACGAACCTTCATTAATGACATTAGAATAAGTTCATTTAAATGACTGTTGGATCCTTTTCTCTGCACAGAGCTCCTGGTCAGTTACAACGATGAGGACATCTACCTGTTTGACGCCAACCACAGCGACGGGGCCGACTACATCAGGAAATACAAGGGACACCGCAACAACGCCACAGGTGCTCATCACATCGAGTGTGCTATAACTCTAATTTAGTCTGATGTAGTTGAATTTCACAAACACGTGTCCGTCAGCTGGACGTTATTCTTCTTTCATGACCGTctcccttcatctcttcttcctAACAGTGAAGGGGGTGAACTTCTACGGGCCGAGCAGCGAGTTTGTGGTCAGTGGCAGCGACTGTGGACACATCTACCTGTGGGACAAGAATTCTGCACGAATCGTCCAGTTCATGGAGGGAGACCGAGGAGGAGTGGtcagtcagagagagacacagatgaTATAATATGGAAATCTGGGAAAACACATCTTCATGCTTTCGATTGGTCTATAGTTTTCGCGTTATATCCTGCTCAGACATTtaacttcttctctctcctctcaacaAACACAGGTGAACTGTCTGGAGCCTCATCCCCATTTGCCTGGTATGGCCACCAGCGGGTTGGACCACGACATCAAACTGTGGGCCCCCACGGCCGAAAGTCCCACAGGACTCAAGGGTCTAAAGGAGGTATTTGACTCTCTTCTATCCTGTTACTGTGTCGTTCACCAGTACATTTACCCACTTGTTTCCAGGGACTATGGGAAGTGTCTCTGATGTCTTATTCACGTTTATTGAGTGTCTTAACTGTAACATGTTTACGTATAATTGGGGTAATTTCCACATTTCTTTATATCTCAAATGTTGATGTGGAACACGCAGAGTCTTGTTTATGACATTGAAACACCTCTGATCAAggattgattttgttttgccAAGGTGATGAAGAAGAACAAGCGGGAGCGCGATGAAGACAGCGTGCGCCACGGCGACCAGTACGACACCCAGCTGCTGTGGTTCCtcatgagacacatgaggaacAGACGGCCCACGAGGGTGAGCTCTCAGACTCTGGAAACATTCATTATGTTCTGGGTAGTGGAGAGGAAACGTCCAAGGCAGGGTCCAACAAAGGGACCACAGCTGATGCATTATGGGAGATGTAGTGTTTTTGAGAGTAAAAGTTAAGATTTTGATGGTTTTACAGCTTTATTTTTGACCTGTGGCCTCttgatttattatcattatcagtcCATAGGCTTTAAGAAGACGTGCAGACACATGTTTCCTCATCTAATGTATTGCTGAGCTTTAATAGTTGTAATATTCACTGTTCCTCTTTGTCCTGATGCAGACTCGTCGTGAGGGCGCAGACCCAGACTCAGACGAGTCCTGGAGCTCTCCAGATTcttctgatgaagaggagggcgGTCCAGACCATGTCCAGTGCATGTCCTcctgagccacacacacacacatacagacacacacacacacacacatattctttATTGCCCTTGAATTGATGCACAAAGGCAAGCACTATTGACACACTGGCACACTCAAACACTGACGAGCCACAGAGCCACAGACTttgggtgtttttgttttacacactctcacacagacaaacatttacatttacctaAATATGCCGTCGAAGCAGTGACAGATGTGTTGACGCCTGGTTTCCCAGCAGTGCAGAGTGTGCACCCAGCGACCTGGGTCTGCCTGCACACCTCCTGAATCCCGATTATTGAGAATTGTAACGAAGAGGTTTAGAGATTGCTCACGTCCCTATAAACCACTCGGAGGCCCCGGCTTGTCCATACATCATCAATCTGCTCCTGTCAGCCCCAGATCTATGTCACCGTGCGTGTTTGGCAACAAGCACCTCGGACTTCACGCACCTGCTAGTAAGCCACACATCACCAGCACACAATCCCTCCTCTCTTAGGCCTTTCCTTTGCTTTCAGTGTAGACGATGAAGAGGGAttctgcagagaggaagagtgtaGGCTCGCACCCTCAAACCATCCCCGAAATGTGACTTCCTTTAACGTTTGAACTTTGAGagagtgaacccccccccccccccggtggccCTCACTGCAGCGCCCCAGACTCAAACTGGTTTCTGGCCTGGAGCTTGGAGCAGTTAATCACATATGTCCCACGTTTGCTCCCAGAGGACGACTTAATCTGGACATGCTGCGTCCCCCTACATGCCGCCCTCAGccgctccctcccctcctcaccccgTTGTCCCTCAGTTCTTCCCCCCCACTACTGACTGCACTACGAATCAGGGAGGCTCTAGTTTGAGACGTCGACAAATCATGCACTGAgggtttaattttgttttggagAGGGTGGGGACTGTTGCCTTGTATCTCATTTGAAAATTTACAGTAGAGTTTATTTCTTCTTAGTTTATTTTTGAGGGGGTATTTTTGCACTTTGGCATTTCTcgactgaggaagaggaggtttcCTTTTTGCTTCCaccagcctctcctcctcctcctgctcctgctcttcTTCCCACTCCCTCTCAATCCCGACCCCCGTGTTTGACAGCAAATCTTAAGTTCCACTATCTCGCTGAGCATGACAACGTAGAGAAGTAGCCGGCGTTCAGCATGTGCATAGGAAAACAAGGACTGGGTTTGGGCCGATCTGGATCAATCGTGATTGAAACACTGCCTACGAGCCAGTTGAGACTGGAGTGAAAATGCCAAATGTCTCCGATCAGTTGCAGAGTGATATTTTTTCAGAGCAATTTGCGAGTGGAAACTTCAATCTGTGCTGTTGTGACCATCGGctcgaaggggggggggggggcaggggtcgGCAGGGTCGAAACGCTTGCCAGTCATTTGTTGTGTGAGAGCGATAAAGTCCAGCTTTTCTCATTTTCTATGAGAACTCTAGCTAGTTGAATTTCtatgtacatatataaatatatattaaaactgtaaagaaaaaaaaatactttagcAAATGCTGTTTGACTTCAAAGAAGAAACAAAGTTGAATCATTTGATTGGTATTGATGCAGAGGTTTATATTCTTTATGAGGACAAAGTACTTTTAAATtccagagaaaacaaaaagacttGAGGCACCGTGTTTTCCCTAAACGAATCCTCGTCTGTTGATGAACAGAGTCAGTCATTTCTAGTATTGAAGTTttgattctctctctcatccccccTCCCTCACCAAGAAAATACAGTATTTTCCTTTCTATATCTTAATCCATCATTTGAGACAGTTCCATCCAGAATTTCCCCACAGGCTATTTTTGGCATATTGTATACATCATGAGGCTTTTGATGGACATTTTCTTCCACCACTGCCTAATATTGCATTCAACCAGTTCAGTTGGAAATATGTACGATTCGTGCAATAAACAAAAAGACAGTGCTCTTGATGTCGCAGCCGTCTCGTGGTCTCgttctttttatttcactttattgtTTGACGAATGTGGTCGTGTGAGTTTCCTCTTCTTTAACTGTTGAGACCATTGTCATCAATTTTCAGATAGTTAAGTGCCGAGTCTAAACTAATGGCTATCAACTTTTTTATAAGgataaattaaaaagttaaGTCTCAGTGGAGCACAGTCCTCCTTAAATCAGACTTAACCAATTTGCACtattataaatatcagtcagCAACATGGAGACATTGTTAATCGTTTAAAATGTTTCCTTTCACTTAATGTTCAGATTTCTTTTGATGTGTGAATAAAGTAGAGTAAAACTTAATAAACAGACAGTTCCCTTCATTTATGATGGAAACATTCATGGACAAAAACCTGACACGTGATTTTCTTATGAAGTTTTTATTCAGCAAGTCTCTTGAGTGAAAACTCAACCTCATGTTGGCAGTCACTCACATCTGTAACcagtcacaaccaaacacactcaATAAACTGACAAAGAACAAAACTGACACACATTTTATGCGGTGCATTTCCTGATTCAAAATCTGGACTGATGAACAAAACCAgatcagagaaaacacaaatcgGACACCTGTGAACTGAAGAGatctcagacatattttccTGCCTGCTACTTTAAACAACGTCGGCCATTCCAGCCAAAATGTTTAAGGACATCACATGGGTATCATTTAAGCAGATGTCAAAGTATGAAGCAGAATAAACAGCTGTTAACAATtcatccaaatcaacaaaactCAAACATTGCAGTGATATTATTTTGTGGTACAAATCAAACAAGCATCTTTGAGCTGCTGATCCGTGCAGTCGGCTGGTTTCAATAATCCCGAGCACACGAGAGGCGAGTCTTTCTCACTCTGGAATCCTCGTGTACGTAGGAGACGTGAGCTAGCGTGTCGAATACAATCCTCCTGGACATAGTgcataaatattaaaaagaggCACTATCACGGGCTTTCGCTTGTTATCTCATGTAAACCAACGTGTTCCCGTCACACTGATAAGAATCCAAAAAGGCACAGAAGCCACAAGTGTCAGGTGTGTTATTCTTTGTACTCCAGAAACTGCTGCAGTCTTTTCCGGTGCTCAGCCGACATCTGAACAGCACTGAGGAtttaacacagaaataaaaaatcaataCAAGTCATTTTTCCCATTGGAgaaagtcaatttttttttttaaacaggtcTTACTT
It includes:
- the dcaf8 gene encoding DDB1- and CUL4-associated factor 8 isoform X1, which gives rise to MAEADGKSTALNVGSSEEKEPGGDQHKEGDASGSNEGQTQASSQDAPKETGEASGDKPMPGGEGETGTNGEEEEEDTDSMDGSGLYSLTEDGERESEGGRHERAKDKDGRKRAARKRNRPGGGNNHSSSSDEDDEDDEEEHKDDDDEEEEDDDDDDDDEEAMESWLGAELCELRGPIWRSVPSLLSREIGRDSHQFVRRVCAARGLVQRLELQGRLEKHTGCVNTLHFNPSGTRLASGSDDLRVVIWNWAIRHAELEFDSGHKSNVFQAKFLPHSGDSTLAMCARDGQIRVAELSATQRCKNTKRVAQHKGAAHKLALEPDSPCSFLSAGEDAVVFGIDLRLDRPANKLAVVKEGDKKVGLYTIYVNPAKTQQFAVGGRDQYVRIYDQRKINENDNNGVLKKFCPSHLVSSESKTNITCLVYSHDGTELLVSYNDEDIYLFDANHSDGADYIRKYKGHRNNATVKGVNFYGPSSEFVVSGSDCGHIYLWDKNSARIVQFMEGDRGGVVNCLEPHPHLPGMATSGLDHDIKLWAPTAESPTGLKGLKEVMKKNKRERDEDSVRHGDQYDTQLLWFLMRHMRNRRPTRTRREGADPDSDESWSSPDSSDEEEGGPDHVQCMSS
- the dcaf8 gene encoding DDB1- and CUL4-associated factor 8 isoform X2, with translation MAEADGKSTALNGSSEEKEPGGDQHKEGDASGSNEGQTQASSQDAPKETGEASGDKPMPGGEGETGTNGEEEEEDTDSMDGSGLYSLTEDGERESEGGRHERAKDKDGRKRAARKRNRPGGGNNHSSSSDEDDEDDEEEHKDDDDEEEEDDDDDDDDEEAMESWLGAELCELRGPIWRSVPSLLSREIGRDSHQFVRRVCAARGLVQRLELQGRLEKHTGCVNTLHFNPSGTRLASGSDDLRVVIWNWAIRHAELEFDSGHKSNVFQAKFLPHSGDSTLAMCARDGQIRVAELSATQRCKNTKRVAQHKGAAHKLALEPDSPCSFLSAGEDAVVFGIDLRLDRPANKLAVVKEGDKKVGLYTIYVNPAKTQQFAVGGRDQYVRIYDQRKINENDNNGVLKKFCPSHLVSSESKTNITCLVYSHDGTELLVSYNDEDIYLFDANHSDGADYIRKYKGHRNNATVKGVNFYGPSSEFVVSGSDCGHIYLWDKNSARIVQFMEGDRGGVVNCLEPHPHLPGMATSGLDHDIKLWAPTAESPTGLKGLKEVMKKNKRERDEDSVRHGDQYDTQLLWFLMRHMRNRRPTRTRREGADPDSDESWSSPDSSDEEEGGPDHVQCMSS